In Porites lutea chromosome 9, jaPorLute2.1, whole genome shotgun sequence, a single window of DNA contains:
- the LOC140948651 gene encoding uncharacterized protein, whose protein sequence is MMDPSEILLQTISENSHPLACIKNLLACPDISVNFAHPRNHQTALHIAAQQGNVNLINLLLSYGAHVNGGTVDLMTPLHEASFGGHPQAVETLIAEGAEVNARNIDGSTPLCFACSKGCIQSTHLLVKAGAEVNPSLTVTFPPLHEAALNGHVRCIDLLVRLGANLERSENQFGTALHVACLRGYADCARSLLHAGANPNAIKRHQSPLHTAALCGYEECAALLLEYGANVYQRNSQSKRPSDLATDVACKKILLSKAETPAKLIETCRLVIRQQLSRTPSVKIPLLPLPGCLKEYLNYYY, encoded by the exons ATGATGGATCCGAGTGAGATCCTATTACAAACAATTAGTGAGAACAGTCATCCTCTGGCATGTATAAAAAATTTGCTCGCCTGTCCAGATATTTCTGTTAACTTTGCTCATCCACGGAACCATCAGACAGCTCTGCACATTGCAGCGCAGCAAGGAAATGTGAATCTCATAAACCTGCTGTTGTCTTATGGTGCCCATGTGAATGGCGGAACAGTAGATCTTATGACACCATTACATGAAGCAAGTTTTGGTGGTCATCCACAAGCTGTTGAAACTCTTATTGCAGAAGGGGCTGAG GTAAATGCACGCAATATAGATGGCAGTACACCCCTGTGTTTTGCTTGTTCCAAAGGGTGTATTCAGTCTACACATCTGTTGGTTAAAGCAGGAGCAGAAGTCAACCCATCCCTGACAGTCACCTTCCCACCTTTACATGAAGCAGCCTTGAATGGACATGTTCGTTGCATAGATCTTTTAGTGCGATTGGGTGCCAACCTAGAGAGATCTGAGAATCAGTTTGGAACTGCTCTGCACGTTGCTTGTCTCCGTGGTTATGCAGACTGTGCGAGATCATTGCTTCATGCTGGAGCTAATCCCAATGCAATCAAACGACACCAGTCTCCTTTGCACACAGCTGCACTATGTGGTTACGAGGAATGTGCAGCACTGCTTCTGGAGTATGGAGCAAATGTTTATCAGAGGAATTCACAAAGCAAGAGACCTTCTGATTTGGCTACAGATGTGGCATGCAAAAAAATCCTTCTATCAAAAGCCG aaactcCAGCAAAACTTATTGAAACCTGCCGGCTTGTCATCAGACAACAGTTGTCACGAACTCCATCAGTCAAGATTCCACTGCTACCCCTTCCTGGCTGCCTCAAAGAATACCTCAACTACTACTACTGA